The following DNA comes from Hordeum vulgare subsp. vulgare chromosome 3H, MorexV3_pseudomolecules_assembly, whole genome shotgun sequence.
AGTGAGGAGACTTTATGCAGACTAGGAGGCAAACACTGGAGGTCATCACAGCGTGATATGTCTAAGAACTGGAGTGTGTGAGGTAAAAGCTCCAGTGGAAAGTTACTGATGTCACGGTAGTCAGCAATTTGGTAGTCAGCAATCTGAAAATGCTTGAGACGAGGAAGGTATTGTAGGCCATCTAGAAGTACATGTGCTAACAGAGAGCATGATGTTAGAcggatttcttcaactgaagcggGAAGCAAGCCTCGCTCCAGGGCTGTCCAAGGTACCAGGCAAGGGCACTCGTAGATGTGCAGGAACTGAAGTGATGTAAGTGGACGGAAACACTCTTCTGGTAGCGAAACAAGCTCTTCACAGTGGGCTACTGTTAGACTCTTGAGGGCTGTCAGATTATGTGAAAGCAAGCCTACACGCAGAGATGTTAGATTCGGGCAACCATTGATGTATAGAAACGTTAGAGAAGACGGACAAGCTTCTTTTTGAAGATCTGGAAGTGACTCAAGTCCAGCTTCATCTATCCTCAGTGTTGTAAGTGTTGGTGGAACAGGGGGCAACTTTTTCAGCTTGGGGCAATTGATGAGACCAAGTTCAGTTAATTGAGGGAACAACTGATCAGCATCATCAAAAATCCACTCTCCGAGCTTAGGCATATCTTCCAACAGAAGCTCTTCTAATGCTGGAAAACATTTTATTTGCCCAAGTCCTGTGAACTCGTGTCCAATTTGTGTCACCTCAGTTGCTCCTGCTATATTAAGATTTTTGAGAAAAGGAAGTTGGCCTAATGGCGGGAGAACTGTGCATCTGCAGTTGCATATATGGGTGGTTTGCAGATTAGGAAGAAATGAAGTAGCAAGCCAGCTCGGGAACCTCGCCCCTGGAAAACCTTTAATCATCAATTCCTTGAGATCAATATGTGGTTGAAGGCCTTCCAGAATTTCATCTTGCTgatctgaaggaggaagtttGCAGTCCTCATCCCATATAAAGTGTAGAGCTCGAAGATGTTCTTTGGTTTTCAGCTTCGCACAAATTGCATCTTGTTCATCAGCCACATTGTTGAGGCCACGAATGGTAAGTTTTCCTTGCAGCTGATCCATGTTTCTTAATTCTGTGATGTTGTGTCCGGAGCGTTTCAAGACAACAAATTCTTCTAATTCCTGTAGGCAGATTAAATTTCCGATTCCTGGTATCCTTGACAGTAGCCTTGTGCTTCCCTCTAAGTGGCGCAGATTAGTGAGCTTAGTAATGCCATGTGGCACTTCCCTTAGTGAGCTGCAGTTGTTCAGCTTCAATATTTGCAAGTTATAGAGCTTGACAATAGATGCTGGTAATGTTTTTATTTCAGTGCTGCTGAGATCTAGGAAGCGAAGTTGTTTCAGATTCCCTATAGACTCTGGTAATTCCTTAAGACCTCTTCCATGCATATCAAGAACTCTAAGGAACTGAAGTTTCATAAAGACACCATCAGGAAACCGAGACATCTTAGAATTGTATCCATGCATAAGAATTAGTGTTCTTAACTTCTTAAACCCATACAGTggatcaaaatgcctggtcctgacACTGGTGCATGGAAATGAAAGATGACGGGTCTTTATGGCATTGTCGTATCTTGTCCCATCCTCAAATCGTTCACAGTGTTCCATGGAAACTGATATAGCAAGGtcatgcattgcatcatgcatcacatAGTTCTCCTTGTAGGGCTGGAAAAAAGACCTGCTTGCCAGCTCATGAAAATATGCATTACCAGAATCCTCCAGTATCTTCTTTCTAGATTGCCTG
Coding sequences within:
- the LOC123444646 gene encoding disease resistance protein RGA2-like, with product MAAEAILGAFMQTLFQKLSEALLDHFKSCRGIHGKLESLSQILSQLQAFLDDAEAKQLADASVRGWLAKLKDVAYDLDDLLDRYTAKIMYLKKRKVKLSTKASVGSPSSFLRKNMCQYRIKRKISGILERLDKIARERDTIGLQMLGEMSRRETSERPQSSSLVDGSALFGREGDREEMVRLMLSENGHTSCNVCVIPVVGMGGLGKTTLMQMVYNDERVIEHFELRIWIYVSECFDGRKLTQETLEAAAYDESFPSTNMNMLQETLSRVLRGKRYLLVLDDVWNEDYDKWLSYRAALISGGLGSKIVVTTRNDNVGRIMGGIEPYKLQQLSDDDSWSVFKNHAFRDGDCSTYSQLEVIGRQIVKKLKGLPLASKALGSLLFCKADEEEWKGILRSDIWELPADKNNILPALRLSYNHLPPHLKQCFAFCSVYPKDYIFSKEKLVKIWLALGFIRQSRKKILEDSGNAYFHELASRSFFQPYKENYVMHDAMHDLAISVSMEHCERFEDGTRYDNAIKTRHLSFPCTSVRTRHFDPLYGFKKLRTLILMHGYNSKMSRFPDGVFMKLQFLRVLDMHGRGLKELPESIGNLKQLRFLDLSSTEIKTLPASIVKLYNLQILKLNNCSSLREVPHGITKLTNLRHLEGSTRLLSRIPGIGNLICLQELEEFVVLKRSGHNITELRNMDQLQGKLTIRGLNNVADEQDAICAKLKTKEHLRALHFIWDEDCKLPPSDQQDEILEGLQPHIDLKELMIKGFPGARFPSWLATSFLPNLQTTHICNCRCTVLPPLGQLPFLKNLNIAGATEVTQIGHEFTGLGQIKCFPALEELLLEDMPKLGEWIFDDADQLFPQLTELGLINCPKLKKLPPVPPTLTTLRIDEAGLESLPDLQKEACPSSLTFLYINGCPNLTSLRVGLLSHNLTALKSLTVAHCEELVSLPEECFRPLTSLQFLHIYECPCLVPWTALERGLLPASVEEIRLTSCSLLAHVLLDGLQYLPRLKHFQIADYQIADYRDISNFPLELLPHTLQFLDISRCDDLQCLPPSLHKVSSLETLHISNCRELESLPEEGLPRGLKELYINQCPKIKQRCQEGGMDRVKIAHIRDIEIDGDVIVLEQI